One Glycine max cultivar Williams 82 chromosome 3, Glycine_max_v4.0, whole genome shotgun sequence DNA window includes the following coding sequences:
- the LOC100798480 gene encoding homeobox-leucine zipper protein HAT3, which translates to MSEKDDGLGLGLSLKLGWGENDDDNNNNLNHHQQQQYPFYVHKPPQSVPNQRASFNNLFHFHDRSSETRSFLRGIDVNLPPPPPSAVVDDENAVSSPNSTISSISGKRSEREGNGDENERTSSSRGGGSDDDDGGACGGDGDGEASRKKLRLSKEQALVLEETFKEHNSLNPKQKQALAKQLNLMPRQVEVWFQNRRARTKLKQTEVDCEYLKNCCENLTEENRRLQKEVQELRALKLSPQLYMNMNPPTTLTMCPSCERVAVSSTSFSSSATMPSAPPPANLNPAGPTIQRPVPVNPWAAMLNQHRGRP; encoded by the exons aTGAGTGAGAAAGATGATGGCTTGGGTTTGGGGTTGAGTTTGAAGTTGGGATGGggagaaaatgatgatgataataataataatctaaatcatcatcaacaacaacaataccCTTTCTACGTGCACAAGCCTCCTCAATCGGTTCCAAACCAAAGGGCTTCCTTCAATAACTTGTTCCATTTTCATG ATCGGAGCTCCGAGACGCGGTCGTTCCTCCGCGGAATAGACGTGAATCTGCCACCTCCGCCCCCATCGGCGGTGGTCGACGACGAGAACGCGGTGTCATCGCCGAACAGCACGATATCGAGCATCAGCGGGAAGCGGAGCGAGAGAGAGGGCAACGGAGACGAAAACGAGAGAACATCGAGTTCTCGCGGCGGCGGAAGCGACGACGATGATGGCGGAGCTTGCGGCGGAGACGGCGACGGCGAAGCGTCGAGGAAGAAGCTGAGGTTGTCCAAGGAACAGGCATTGGTGCTGGAAGAAACATTCAAGGAACACAACAGTCTGAACCCG aaGCAAAAGCAAGCTTTGGCAAAGCAGTTGAATTTGATGCCTAGGCAGGTGGAGGTGTGGTTTCAAAACAGAAGAGCAAG GACCAAGTTGAAGCAGACTGAAGTGGATTGTGAATACTTGAAGAACTGCTGTGAGAATCTAACTGAAGAGAATAGGAGGCTTCAAAAGGAAGTGCAAGAGCTTAGGGCATTGAAGTTATCCCCACAGCTTTACATGAACATGAACCCTCCCACCACTCTCACAATGTGCCCTTCGTGCGAGCGTGTTGCCGTCTCATCCACATCCTTTTCCTCATCGGCCACCATGCCCTCTGCCCCGCCTCCAGCTAATCTCAACCCGGCAGGCCCTACCATCCAGCGGCCGGTGCCCGTCAACCCTTGGGCAGCAATGTTGAATCAACACCGTGGCCGGCCATAA